A region of Aquarana catesbeiana isolate 2022-GZ linkage group LG08, ASM4218655v1, whole genome shotgun sequence DNA encodes the following proteins:
- the LOC141106610 gene encoding gastrula zinc finger protein XlCGF66.1-like, with protein sequence MKKEARQMTEKILNLTLEIIYLLTGEIMNKSGNNITITMPPTHFLIPERRNKEKILEVTQKIIELLTGEVPIRCQDVTVYFSMEEWEYLEGHKDLYKDVMIEDQPPLTLPDLLFRESHVLIFPSKDYLSEDTSIKINHSTAKASPQEQTKSHTPTLENITETPASCQDEEDLPRFEDSAHDIQYPSTQIREETFLAEQDFMATSHSVTQYKNDNFDHAMASDAFQSFERFEHQFSDSDLEDHFTVQKPVFRSAYGRQPVGRHQKTPPGRKTCTCLQCGKCFLNTSDLAVHHRAHTVEKPYACTQCKKTFSRKSNLAIHIRTHTGEKPFSCAVCGKCFSSSSDCIVHQRIHTGEKPYPCFQCGRSFVSSSHRISHQRTHTGEKPHSCSLCGKCFRNRSDLHIHERTHTGERPFSCPACGKGFVCKSSLVRHQNQKFHHVEFQGIDGT encoded by the exons ATGAAGAAGGAGGCGCGTCAGATGACTGAAAAGATActgaacctcaccctggagatcatctacctgctgaccggagag ATAATGAACAAGTCTGGAAATAATATAACAATCACAATGCCTCCAACTCACTTCCTAATACCCGAGAGAAGGAATAAGGAGAAAATTCTAGAAGTCACACagaagatcattgagctgctgacaggagag gttcctataaggtgtcaggatgtcactgtctatttctccatggaggagtgggagtatttagaaggacacaaggatctctacaaggatgtcATGATTGAGGACCAGCCGCCTCTCACACTACCAG ATTTATTATTTCGAGAGTCTCACGTCCTAATTTTTCCATCAAAGGACTATTTAAGTGAAGATACGAGTATCAAAATCAATCACTCAACTGCAAAAGCCTCACCACAAGAACAAACAAAGTCCCACACTCCCACACTGGAGAACATCACTGAGACTCCAGCTTCATGTCAAGATGAAGAAGATCTCCCGCGCTTCGAGGATTCTGCACATGACATACAATATCCCTCTACTCAGATTAGAGAGGAAACCTTCTTGGCTGAACAAGACTTTATGGCCACCAGCCATTCAGTGACCCAATATAAAAACGATAACTTTGATCATGCAATGGCCTCTGATGCTTTCCAAAGCTTTGAGAGGTTTGAACATCAATTCTCTGATTCTGATCTTGAAGACCATTTTACAGTACAGAAACCAGTTTTTCGTAGTGCCTATGGTAGGCAACCAGTTGGTAGACACCAGAAAACCCCCCCTGGAAGAAAGACCTGTACCTGTTTGCAGTGTGGGAAATGCTTTCTCAATACCTCAGACTTGGCTGTCCATCATAGGGCTCACACTGTAGAGAAGCCATATGCCTGCACGCAGTGCAAGAAGACCTTCAGCAGGAAATCAAACCTCGCCATCCACATCAGGAcgcacacaggggaaaagcccttTTCCTGTGCTGTGTGTGGCAAATGCTTCAGCAGCAGCTCTGACTGCATCGTCCACCAGAGAatccacacgggggagaagccttaCCCTTGCTTCCAGTGCGGCCGATCCTTCGTCAGCAGCTCCCATCGCATTTCACATCAGCGCACCCACACTGGGGAGAAACCGCATTCGTGTTCCCTCTGCGGAAAGTGCTTCCGAAACCGTTCTGACCTCCATATCCACGAGAGGACCCACACTGGGGAAAGGCCATTTTCCTGCCCCGCGTGCGGGAAGGGCTTTGTGTGTAAGTCGTCTCTTGTGCGGCACCAGAACCAAAAGTTCCATCACGTTGAGTTTCAGGGCATTGACGGGACCTGA
- the LOC141106773 gene encoding uncharacterized protein — protein MKKGRSHKRDRILQLTLEIIYLLTGEDYGPMKKPNDHVESTNCLSISGGWSRTHSPITDPLPLTLTPGRNHSKKILEVTQKIIELLTGEVPIRCQDVTVYFSMEEWEYLEGHKDLYKDVMMEEQPPLTSPSDLHNEVAEEVHLTIVKEENLSSMEHLSSSYISPPMDSPSYVFTVIKKEPPSTEEDLHQPDVFIPSPHTQHSSTPTKEIPLSADKHPPCLDSCQIQKVSTGIEEPSSGSGQCIAENAPSTKAPNDDKPYGCCGCGKSFETNAELIKHRKIHTGQKPYSCSECGKCFLYNSQLITHQRIHTGERPFPCSVCGKSFIKNAHLVTHQRSHTGERPFSCPECRKCFVTNAVLRAHLRVHSGDKPFYCSECGKCFVSKSRLTKHRKYHSRVKPFSCSECGKAFLKNSDLTRHLRIHTGERPYCCSDCGKRFIQRSNLLLHQRTHTGQRPYSCEQCGRGFHCKTSLVKHQSNHTEKQLSSPNTSLSSGGPVPAMRKVYVRESKPSGHVTPSSLDHVSRGWCKSHSPIMGTPPPFLTSEGNNEKKILEVAQKITELLTGEVPIRCQDVTVYFSMEEWEYIEGHKDLYKDVMMDNQPPLTSPDGSSNGNPPERCPRPLYSRDSTQEDHTISHHHQNGALLDIKVEVKEEEEPYVCSDEPWMKEEIPPEINTADEQSSRSLPRCKIEDIIETSVGEDTTAPYLHLDLHVANLPAGPSTHKIHLPTQSVIITHNTPDSGGEVCLNSVDSCSQNLSLGLNETSSPDFRPLHCSECGKSFSNQAFLLAHRRSHTGEKPYVCSYCGKGFAHKSDFNKHQRIHTGEKPYSCSQCGKSFTQKSNHMRHQKVHLAEKPYSCAHCGKGFSQKSNFQRHVQSHSEEKSYSCRECGKHFTLKAYLLQHQTVHSGQKPYCCTECGKYFAHQSSFYRHHKNHTGDKPYACRECGDRFTQSSSLARHQQRHLQTAFYSGGTTQLGRWGRTYHTHTIRSVERKPQKRVGTHKPEVLPNFLSRANWRERKRADFCGNPDTTRICRVQTLYSRVRRSLEKLIPPVMEKEPSHMTQKILNLTLEIIYLLTREDFMVVRKSSGSESQMPIMHLPPGQSHKKILEVTQKIIDLLTGEVPIRYQDVTVYFSMEEWEYLEGHKDLYKDVMMENQPPLTSPDGSSNGNPPERCPRPLYYRDSTQEDHTIPHHHQGDNQITVKTEMKEEEMCMRGEPRKEEEALLEISMGEAKTGESSARSLTSVLESQTESCEMRQENYISQSPHPGPLNVIPAPYSPLRKVADPPDTTTQNSSHRCDEMFLCTKCGDFFADKASFFKHKSTHKFPCPDCGNSFAYKSGLDEHHKMHSGEKPFSCSECGKSFTHKSDIVRHRRVHSGEKPFPCPECGRSFAQKSYLIRHRNIHTGEKPLSCVECGRCFSHRQHLAIHGRSHSEERPFSCDECGRSFKQKAYLAEHQRLHTDEKPYFCSECGKGFSRKISLVKHQVMHAGQTPFSCVDCGKSFARKSDLYRHEKRHRGVKPFPCPECGRLFAHKSDLKRHKVIHTGERPYSCSECGKSYTRKADLVHHQRIHGLERNPPPPEKGEILTQEH, from the exons ATGAAGAAGGGCAGAAGTCACAAGAGGGACAGGATCTTACAACttaccctggagatcatctacctgctgactggagag GATTATGGGCCTATGAAGAAGCCCAATGACCATGTGGAATCCACCAACTGTTTGAGTATATCAGGAGGATGGAGCAGGACTCACAGCCCAATTACAGATCCCCTACCTCTCACCCTTACACCTGGGAGAAACCACAGCaaaaagattctagaagtcacccagaagatcattgagctgctgacaggagag gttcctataaggtgtcaggatgtcactgtctatttctccatggaggagtgggagtatttagaaggacacaaggatctctacaaggacgtcatgatggaggagcaaccacccctcacatcaccga GTGATCTTCACAATGAGGTCGCTGAAGAAGTTCATCTTACGATTGTTAAGGAAGAAAATCTCTCATCTATGGAACACCTGTCTAGCTCCTACATCTCCCCACCTATGGACTCTCCATCATATGTATTTACTGTTATTAAGAAGGAGCCCCCCTCAACTGAAGAAGATCTCCACCAACCTGATGTCTTCATACCCAGCCCTCATACCCAACATTCATCTACTCCTACTAAGGAGATCCCCCTCTCGGCTGACAAACATCCCCCATGCTTGGACAGCTGTCAGATCCAGAAGGTTTCTACTGGCATTGAAGAACCTTCCTCTGGATCTGGTCAATGCATAGCCGAGAATGCCCCTTCCACCAAAGCTCCCAATGACGATAAACCCTACGGTTGCTGTGGTTGTGGAAAGAGCTTTGAGACCAATGCCGAGCTCATCAAACACCGTAAAATCCACACtgggcagaagccgtattcctgctcgGAGTGCGGCAAATGTTTTTTGTACAACTCGCAGCTCATCACCCACCAGCgcattcacacaggtgagcgtccgttCCCCTGCTCCGTGTGTGGGAAGTCCTTCATCAAGAACGCCCACCTGGTCACCCACCAAAGATCTCACACGGGCGAGAGGCCTTTTAGCTGCCCCGAGTGCAGGAAATGCTTTGTCACCAACGCCGTCCTGCGGGCTCACCTGAGGGTCCACAGTGGAGACAAGCCCTTCTACtgctctgagtgcgggaagtgtttcgtCTCAAAGTCCCGCCTCACCAAACACCGGAAGTACCATAGCCGGGTGAAGCCGTTCTCCTGCTCCGAATGCGGGAAGGCCTTCTTGAAAAACTCTGACCTCACTCGGCACCTCAGGATCCACACGGGGGAAAGGCCTTACTGTTGCTCTGATTGCGGGAAACGTTTCATCCAGAGGTCGAACCTCCTCTTGCATCAGCGGACTCACACGGGGCAGAGGCCTTATTCCTGCGAACAGTGCGGGAGAGGTTTCCACTGTAAGACCTCCCTAGTCAAACACCAGAGCAATCACACTGAGAAACAACTCTCTTCACCCAACACGTCCCTTTCCTCCGGAGGGCCAGTGCCTGCAATGAGAAAA GTATATGTACGTGAATCAAAGCCTAGTGGCCATGTTACGCCCAGTAGCCTTGACCATGTATCTAGAGGATGGTGCAAGAGCCACAGCCCCATTATGGGTACGCCACCTCCCTTTCTGACATCTGAGGGAAACAATGAGAAGAAGATCCTAGAAGTCGCCCAGAAGATcactgagctgctgacaggagag gttcctataaggtgtcaggatgtcactgtctatttctccatggaggagtgggagtatatagaaggacacaaggatctctacaaggacgtcatgatggacaatcagccgcccctcacatcaccgg atggatccagtaatgggaacccaccagagagatgtccccgtcctctgtattcccgggactccacacaggaagatcacaccatttctcaccatcatcag AATGGAGCCTTGCTTGATATTAAAGTAGAAGTTAAAGAAGAGGAAGAGCCGTATGTGTGTAGTGATGAGCCATGGATGAAGGAGGAAATTCCTCCAGAGATCAACACAG CAGATGAACAGAGCAGCCGTTCACTTCCGCGGTGTAAAATAGAAGACATCATTGAGACATCTGTGGGAGAGGACACCACTGCTCCTTATCTTCATCTAGATCTTCACGTTGCTAATCTGCCAGCTGGTCCCTCCACACACAAAATTCATCTTCCTACCCAATCAGTAATTATTACCCATAATACACCTGACTCAGGGGGTGAAGTGTGCCTCAATTCAGTTGACTCTTGTTCCCAAAATCTGAGCCTTGGTTTAAATGAGACCTCCAGCCCGGATTTCAGGCCTCTTCACTGCtccgagtgcgggaaaagtttctcGAACCAAGCTTTCCTCCTGGCCCATCGCAGGTCTCACACTGGTGAGAAGCCGTATGTGTGTTCCTACTGTGGGAAGGGCTTTGCGCACAAGTCAGACTTTAACAAACACCAACGCatccacacaggggagaagccatactcCTGCTCTCAGTGCGGGAAGAGCTTCACCCAGAAGTCCAACCACATGCGGCATCAAAAGGTCCACCTAgcggagaagccgtattcctgcgcGCACTGCGGCAAGGGCTTCTCGCAGAAGTCCAATTTCCAGAGGCACGTCCAGAGTCACTCGGAGGAGAAGAGCTATTCCTGCCGAGAGTGCGGAAAGCATTTCACCCTGAAGGCTTATCTCCTTCAGCACCAGACCGTCCACAGCGGACAGAAGCCGTATTGCTGTACGGAGTGCGGGAAGTACTTCGCTCACCAGTCCAGTTTTTACAGGCATCacaagaaccacacgggggacaAACCTTACGCCTGCCGAGAGTGTGGAGACCGATTCACCCAGAGCTCCAGCTTGGCCAGACATCAGCAGCGCCACCTACA GACTGCATTTTATTCAGGCGGAACCACGCAGCTGGGTCGCTGGGGTAGGACTTATCACACACACACCATCCGCTCGGTGGAACGCAAACCACAGAAGCGTGTTGGAACGCATAAACCGGAAGTGCTGCCTAACTTCCTCTCCCGGGCTAACTGGCGAGAAAGGAAACGAGCTGACT TCTGTGGAAACCCAGACACAACAAGGATCTGCAGAGTTCAGACCCTTTATAGTAGGGTGAGGAGGAGTCTGGAAAAATTGATTCCACCGGTGATGGAGAAGGagccgagtcacatgacacagaagatactgaacctcaccctggagatcatctacctgctgaccagagag GATTTCATGGTAGTTAGGAAATCATCTGGGAGTGAGAGCCAGATGCCCATCATGCACCTTCCTCCTGGACAGAGCCACAAGAAGATCCTagaagtcacccagaagatcattgatctgctgacaggagag gttcctataaggtatcaggatgtcactgtctatttctccatggaggagtgggagtatttagaaggacacaaggatctctacaaggacgtcatgatggagaatcagccgcccctcacatcaccgg atggatccagtaatgggaacccaccagagagatgtccccgtcctctgtattaccgggattccacacaggaagatcacaccatccctcaccatcatcag GGTGACAATCAGATTACTGTCAAGACTGAAATGAAAGAAGAGGAGATGTGTATGAGGGGTGAACCACGTAAGGAGGAGGAAGCTCTTCTAGAGATAAGCATGG GTGAGGCGAAGACTGGCGAGTCCTCAGCGAGGAGTCTGACTTCAGTTTTAGAGTCACAAACAGAAAGCTGTGAAATGAGGCAAGAAAATTACATTTCACAAAGTCCGCACCCAGGACCCCTCAATGTCATACCGGCTCCCTACTCACCTCTAAGGAAAGTTGCAGACCCCCCTGATACCACCACCCAGAATTCCTCTCACCGATGCGATGAGATGTTCCTGTGCACCAAATGTGGGGACTTCTTCGCTGACAAAGCCTCCTTCTTCAAACACAAGAGCACCCACAAATTTCCGTGCCCCGACTGCGGTAATTCATTCGCCTACAAGTCCGGCCTGGACGAGCACCACAAAATGCACAGCGGCGAGAAGCCATTCTCCTGCTCTGAATGCGGCAAATCATTCACTCACAAGTCTGACATTGTGCGCCATCGGCGCGTCCACTCCGGCGAGAAGCCGTTTCCATGCCCGGAGTGCGGGAGAAGCTTTGCGCAGAAGTCGTATCTGATTCGCCATCGGAATatccacacgggggagaagcccctTTCCTGCGTGGAGTGTGGCAGATGTTTCTCGCACAGGCAGCACTTGGCGATTCATGGGAGGAGCCACTCGGAGGAAAGGCCGTTTTCCTGCGACGAGTGCGGGCGGAGCTTCAAGCAGAAGGCGTACTTGGCGGAGCACCAGAGGCTTCACACGGATGAGAAGCCATATTTCTGCTCGGAGTGCGGGAAgggtttttcacggaagatctcgcTGGTTAAACATCAGGTCATGCACGCGGGTCAGACGCCGTTCTCCTGCGTGGACTGCGGGAAGAGCTTTGCCCGCAAGTCAGACCTCTACAGGCATGAGAAGCGGCAtcggggggtaaaacctttcccgTGCCCAGAGTGCGGACGCTTGTTTGCTCACAAATCTGATCTAAAGCGACATAAGGTTATTCATACAGGGGAGcggccttattcatgttcagagtgcggaaaaagtTACACGCGAAAAGCCGacctggtccaccaccagagaattCATGGCTTGGAGAGGAATCCTCCACCTCCAGAGAAGGGAGAGATCCTTACACAGGAACACTAG